In Candidatus Poribacteria bacterium, one genomic interval encodes:
- a CDS encoding phytanoyl-CoA dioxygenase family protein: protein MLTQEQVDFYHENGYLKVDQLFAPEETKELASEMVRIINNWGQETIGWPGPWRTLYLKEEDQQTTKAVFMHNPHFYSAAWGRVIFHERLTGAVQALIGDTIQWHHTVLHAKPPEKGTPFPMHQDYPFYPHDGLDFVDCLVHLDDAPFESGALRVVPGSHKEGPREHITGEGTAPHLPTDKFHPDFVDSIPVPAKAGDVIFFSYCLIHWSEVNRTEQWRKAVRFGYHKPEMRPVGRPEEEPYNNIMAGGFKTNPASEEIMA, encoded by the coding sequence ATGCTAACGCAAGAACAGGTTGATTTTTATCATGAGAATGGCTATCTCAAGGTAGACCAACTCTTTGCACCTGAAGAAACGAAAGAACTGGCATCCGAAATGGTGAGGATTATTAACAATTGGGGACAGGAGACGATCGGTTGGCCGGGACCTTGGCGTACACTCTACCTCAAGGAAGAAGATCAGCAGACGACGAAGGCTGTCTTTATGCACAACCCGCATTTCTACTCTGCGGCATGGGGTCGGGTGATTTTCCATGAACGGCTGACGGGTGCAGTACAGGCACTCATTGGTGATACGATTCAGTGGCACCATACCGTGCTACATGCGAAACCACCGGAAAAAGGGACACCGTTCCCGATGCATCAAGACTATCCGTTCTATCCACACGACGGACTCGACTTCGTTGATTGTCTCGTCCATCTCGATGACGCTCCCTTTGAGAGCGGTGCCCTACGGGTCGTCCCTGGCAGCCATAAAGAGGGACCGCGGGAACACATCACGGGTGAAGGCACGGCACCGCATCTGCCTACCGATAAATTCCATCCAGATTTCGTTGACTCGATTCCCGTTCCGGCAAAAGCAGGAGATGTTATCTTCTTTAGCTATTGCCTCATCCACTGGTCAGAGGTCAATCGGACAGAGCAGTGGCGGAAAGCCGTTCGATTCGGATACCACAAGCCTGAAATGCGCCCCGTCGGTCGTCCTGAAGAGGAGCCTTATAACAACATTATGGCGGGTGGGTTCAAAACGAATCCAGCGTCTGAAGAAATAATGGCTTAA